From Passer domesticus isolate bPasDom1 chromosome 8, bPasDom1.hap1, whole genome shotgun sequence, a single genomic window includes:
- the LOC135306011 gene encoding olfactory receptor 14A16-like: MSNSSSISHFLLLALADTRQLQLLHFCLLLGISLAALLANGLIISAVACGHHLHTPMFFFLLNLALSDLGSICTTVPKAMHNSIWDTTTISYTGCAAQVFFFLFFISAEFYLLTIMCYDRYVSICKPLHYGTLLGSRACAHMAAAAWASAFLNALLQTVNTFSLPLCHGNALGQFFCEIPQILKLSCSHSNLKELGLIAVSACLALCCFVFIVFSYVQIFRAVLRIPSEQGQHKAFSTCLPHLAVLSLFLSTAIFAHLKPPSISSPFLDLAVSVLYSAVPPALNPLIYSLRNQELKAAVWRLMTRWFQKY; encoded by the coding sequence atgtccaacagcagctccatcagccacttcctcctgctggcattggcagacacgcggcagctgcagctcctgcacttctgcctcttgctgggcatctccctggctgccctcctggccaacggcctcatcatcagcgccgtagcctgcggccaccacctgcacacgcccatgttcttcttcctgctcaacctggccctcagcgacctgggctccatctgcaccactgtgcccaaagccatgcacaattctaTCTGGGACACCacgaccatctcctacacaggatgtgctgcccaagtatttttctttctgttcttcatctcagcagaattttatctcctgaccatcatgtgctatgaccgctacgtgtccatctgcaaacccctgcactacgggaccctcctgggcagcagagcttgtgcccacatggcagcagctgcctgggccagtgcctttctcaatgctctgctgcaaacagtcaatacattttccctgcccctgtgccatggcaatgccctgggccagttcttctgtgaaatcccacagatcCTCAAACTCTCATGTTCACACTCAAACCTCAAGGAACTGGGGCTCATTGCTGTTAGCGCCTGTTTAGCactttgctgttttgttttcattgttttctcctatgtgcagatcttcagggctgtgctgaggatcccctctgagcagggacagcacaaagccttttccacctgcctccctcacctggccgtgctgtccctgttcctcagcactgccatATTTGCCCACCTAAAGCCTCCCTCCATCTCGTCCCCATTCCTGGATCTGGctgtgtcagttctgtactcggcggtgcctccagccctgaaccccctcatctacagtctgaggaaccaggagctcaaggctgcagtgtggagactgatgaccaGATGgtttcagaaatattaa